Genomic window (Aurantimicrobium sp. INA4):
AAATCGTCCCACTGGAGGGCGTATATAGCTTTGAGGCCCGCTACAACGCCGGGGAGACCACGTTCTTTGTCCCTGCTCGCTTGTCAGATCAGGTTTCAGCAGCGATTGCCTCGGCTGCCGTGACGGTGCACGAAACTCTGGGGCTCTCACAGATCTCCCGAATCGACCTCATCGTGGATGACTCCGGGGTTCCCTGGTTCTTAGAAGCGAACTCCCTGCCCGGGCTTACCGAGACGTCAAGTGCTCCACTCGCGATTGAAGCATCCGGTGTAGATGTTGGCGCACTCTACGAAGCACTCGCCCGCGCAGCACAAAACTAGGGCACTAGGCCCCCCGTTTCACGTGGAAACTAGTTGCTACCGAACGGAGTCTCACCGAGCTCGGTGAGGATTCTGTTGAGGTCGCCGATGGTTGCAAATTCGATGCTGATCAGGCCTTTTTTAGCGCTCAAGGAGATTTTCACACGTGTATCTAGGCGATCTCCGAGCCGCTCAGCAATCTCGTCGAGGTGACCGCGACGTGTTCCCGCTACAGGCTTAGGCTTCTTGGCTGTGGGGGCCTCGCCTGCGAGCGCCTCGGCGGCGCGAACAGAGAGATCCTCGTTGACGATCTTGTCGGCGAGGCGCTGCATGGCCTCTGGGTCTGAAACAGACAAGATGGCACGCGCGTGGCCTGCGCTCAGAACACCGGCAGCCACCCGCTTTTGAACTAGCGGTGGAAGACGAAGCAAACGGATGGTGTTAGAGATCTGGGGACGAGAGCGTCCGATGCGTTCAGCGAGCTGCTCTTGAGTAATTCCAAAGTCAGCCATGAGCTGCTGGTATGCCGAAGCTTCTTCCAGTGGGTTCAGTTGTGAGCGGTGCAGATTCTCCAGCAGTGCGTCACGAAGCATGTCTTCGTCAGCGGTCTCGCGAATGATGACAGGAATCTGCTCGAGACCCACTTCTTTCGACGCGCGCAGACGGCGTTCACCCATGATGAGTTCGTAATTGTC
Coding sequences:
- a CDS encoding ParB/RepB/Spo0J family partition protein — translated: MATNKRTGLGRGIGSLIPTAPNAERPVDVFFPDQTATGSIPVASEQQKELVEVPGARLAYISPNLVVPNPQQPRKVFNPEDLAELVHSIREIGILQPIVVRSIPGSDNYELIMGERRLRASKEVGLEQIPVIIRETADEDMLRDALLENLHRSQLNPLEEASAYQQLMADFGITQEQLAERIGRSRPQISNTIRLLRLPPLVQKRVAAGVLSAGHARAILSVSDPEAMQRLADKIVNEDLSVRAAEALAGEAPTAKKPKPVAGTRRGHLDEIAERLGDRLDTRVKISLSAKKGLISIEFATIGDLNRILTELGETPFGSN